In a genomic window of Aeromicrobium panaciterrae:
- a CDS encoding SpoIID/LytB domain-containing protein, with protein sequence MLSWRSIRRLVTAFLAVALVLSGLMLSRAQDPIAANAPIAGLDEAAPTPAPEAEDAAPEPKGPKPVVRTKETVVPKVQAGSPKNVVAELPQTRTTSYGMVGVTWSAKTTDKDISVAIRSLTNGKWTSWETLENDDDAPGDAGRPGTEPVWVGKAEGVAVRVSSKSGTRPDDIKVLTIDPGGVDEAAKSTVTSAAYTPGGVMNGTARVTTAAEVTPTDGSPTYTPKPTIIMRSAWGASAGGSCSAPLTGSSTRGIVVHHTAGNNSYAKSDSAKIVRGIQAYHVKGHDWCDIGYNFLVDKYGQIFEGRKGGIDRQVRAAHSGNGEVNTYAMGVSMMGNYDEVVPPEALKAAMVKLIGWRMGTTYMKAKGTWKVSEKNLTLNMIAGHRNVVGTACPGKYAYAWLSAEGGLRDRVEKYISDYSSDIKTRAAELGKTVTGPVFIGEAPVTDGRATRFGKGYMYSTPDVGAKFVTFASGFYDKYKALGAQGSALGFPKGDSPTVSSSGTFAQRFEHGSIFAVRTSTKTTNYAVWGAIAATYTKLKEMSGQLGAPTSSVITESTGSRANFAKGYIRYFSESKKTVAYDSSGKVISTSTATSTNSVTIPESRTITVKGHGFGHGIGMSQYGAQGAAKAGEKFDSILSTYYPGTALGTKTGNIRVLITKDTTASVIIKARSALTFRKGSGGTAVTLPATIADVAVTKWMITPLSSDKTKSVLQYVTNGAWTTYENKIWTGDAQFEASAIRLILPGGSDVKYRGILRSALPKAGSTDRNTVNVLSIESYVRGVVAAEMPSSWHPEALKAQAVAARTYGVRGIVPSHYYDMCDTTSCQVYRGYSAETEATDAAIAATKSKILTYEDKPAFTQFSSSSGGYTAPGSQPYLKAVPDPHDDWSGNANHEWTKSVSAATIEKAHKSLGTLKSITITKRNGYGDWNGRVISLKLVGTKETITITGNTARTSFGLKSNWFRF encoded by the coding sequence ATGCTTTCCTGGCGCTCGATTCGCCGACTCGTGACCGCATTTCTTGCGGTCGCTCTCGTGCTGTCTGGCCTGATGCTCAGTCGCGCCCAGGACCCGATCGCTGCCAATGCGCCGATTGCGGGTCTTGACGAGGCCGCGCCGACCCCTGCGCCGGAGGCCGAGGATGCGGCACCGGAGCCCAAGGGTCCCAAGCCTGTCGTGCGTACGAAGGAAACCGTCGTACCCAAGGTTCAGGCCGGTTCGCCGAAGAATGTGGTCGCCGAGCTGCCTCAGACGCGCACCACCTCGTACGGGATGGTCGGCGTCACCTGGAGTGCCAAGACCACGGACAAAGACATCAGTGTCGCGATCCGGTCGCTGACAAACGGCAAGTGGACGTCATGGGAGACCCTCGAGAACGATGATGATGCTCCCGGCGACGCGGGACGCCCGGGAACTGAACCGGTATGGGTCGGCAAGGCAGAAGGTGTCGCCGTACGCGTGTCGTCGAAGTCCGGCACGCGGCCCGATGACATCAAGGTGCTCACCATCGATCCGGGCGGCGTGGACGAAGCCGCCAAATCCACGGTGACCTCGGCCGCGTACACGCCGGGCGGTGTCATGAACGGCACTGCACGCGTGACGACGGCAGCAGAGGTGACACCGACCGATGGCAGCCCGACTTACACGCCGAAGCCGACGATCATCATGCGTTCGGCCTGGGGCGCTTCGGCCGGTGGCTCGTGCTCAGCCCCGCTGACCGGAAGCAGCACCCGCGGAATCGTCGTGCACCACACGGCAGGAAACAACTCGTACGCGAAGTCTGATTCAGCCAAGATCGTGCGCGGTATTCAGGCGTATCACGTCAAGGGCCACGACTGGTGCGACATTGGCTACAACTTCCTGGTCGACAAGTACGGCCAGATCTTCGAGGGTCGCAAGGGCGGCATCGACCGCCAGGTGCGTGCAGCCCACTCCGGCAACGGCGAGGTCAACACCTACGCCATGGGTGTCTCGATGATGGGCAACTACGACGAGGTCGTGCCCCCGGAAGCGCTCAAGGCAGCCATGGTCAAGCTGATCGGCTGGCGCATGGGCACGACGTACATGAAGGCCAAGGGCACCTGGAAGGTCAGCGAGAAGAACCTCACCCTCAACATGATTGCGGGGCATCGCAACGTCGTCGGTACGGCGTGCCCCGGGAAGTACGCGTACGCGTGGTTGTCCGCTGAGGGTGGTCTGCGCGATCGCGTCGAGAAGTACATCAGCGACTACAGCTCCGACATCAAGACCCGAGCTGCTGAGCTCGGCAAAACCGTGACCGGACCCGTGTTCATCGGAGAGGCGCCCGTGACCGATGGTCGCGCGACGCGCTTCGGCAAGGGCTACATGTATTCGACGCCGGACGTTGGCGCCAAGTTCGTGACCTTCGCGTCTGGCTTCTATGACAAGTACAAGGCTCTGGGTGCTCAGGGCTCCGCGCTCGGATTCCCGAAGGGCGACAGCCCGACGGTCAGCTCGAGCGGCACCTTCGCGCAGCGCTTCGAGCACGGCTCGATCTTTGCGGTGCGCACCAGCACCAAGACCACGAACTACGCCGTGTGGGGCGCGATCGCCGCGACGTACACAAAGCTGAAAGAGATGTCAGGCCAACTCGGCGCTCCGACGTCCTCGGTGATCACCGAGTCCACGGGTTCGCGCGCCAACTTTGCCAAGGGTTACATCCGCTACTTCTCCGAATCGAAGAAGACCGTCGCATACGACTCGTCCGGCAAGGTGATCTCCACCAGTACGGCGACAAGCACCAACAGTGTGACGATCCCGGAGAGTCGCACCATCACGGTCAAGGGTCACGGATTCGGGCACGGCATCGGCATGAGCCAGTACGGCGCGCAGGGCGCGGCAAAGGCCGGCGAGAAGTTCGACTCGATCCTGTCGACGTACTACCCCGGAACCGCGCTCGGGACGAAGACCGGCAACATCCGCGTACTGATCACCAAGGACACCACCGCCTCGGTCATCATCAAGGCGCGTTCCGCACTGACGTTCCGCAAGGGATCCGGTGGGACAGCCGTGACGTTGCCGGCCACGATCGCCGACGTGGCGGTCACGAAGTGGATGATCACTCCACTGTCGTCCGACAAGACGAAGTCGGTCCTCCAGTACGTGACCAACGGAGCCTGGACGACGTACGAAAACAAGATCTGGACGGGTGACGCGCAGTTCGAGGCGTCGGCGATCCGGCTCATCCTGCCCGGCGGCAGCGACGTCAAGTACCGCGGCATTCTGCGCTCGGCGCTTCCGAAGGCCGGCTCGACAGATCGCAACACCGTCAACGTGCTGTCGATCGAGTCGTACGTTCGCGGTGTTGTCGCCGCCGAGATGCCGTCTTCCTGGCACCCCGAGGCACTCAAGGCGCAGGCCGTCGCGGCTCGTACGTACGGTGTGCGCGGCATCGTGCCCTCGCACTACTACGACATGTGCGACACCACGAGCTGCCAGGTCTATCGCGGCTACTCGGCCGAGACCGAAGCCACGGACGCGGCAATAGCGGCGACGAAGTCGAAGATCCTCACGTACGAAGACAAGCCCGCGTTCACCCAGTTCTCGTCCTCGTCGGGCGGCTACACCGCACCGGGTAGCCAGCCGTACCTCAAGGCCGTTCCTGACCCGCATGACGACTGGTCCGGCAATGCCAACCACGAGTGGACCAAGTCGGTCTCTGCAGCCACTATCGAGAAGGCTCACAAGTCGCTCGGCACGCTCAAATCGATCACGATCACGAAGCGAAACGGGTACGGCGATTGGAATGGTCGCGTCATCTCGCTAAAGCTGGTGGGGACCAAGGAGACCATCACGATCACGGGCAATACCGCTCGTACGTCGTTCGGCCTCAAGTCCAACTGGTTCCGCTTCTAA